The Mustela nigripes isolate SB6536 chromosome X, MUSNIG.SB6536, whole genome shotgun sequence genomic sequence taacgacctgagccaaaacctagagtaGGACACTCAAGtgattgcaccacccaggtgcccctttaactttttttaaagattttttatttatttgagagagagagagagcagacatgcaagcagggggaggagcagagggagagaaagaaccttaagcggactctgcactgagcgtggagcctgacgtggggcttgatctcatgactttgagatgatgacccgagtcgaatcaagagttggatgctcaaccaaacaagccacccaagcaccccaagttttaatttttttgaggaacctccatactcttttctacagtggctgcagcaatttgcattcccatcaatagtgcaggatagttcctttttttcccaaaacctcatcaacacttcttatttcttatctAAAAAGAGAGAATCAAaagattctagccattctgacaggtttgaggtgatacctcactatggttttaatttgcatttccctaatgatcagttatgttgagcatcctttcatgtgtctgttggccatctggatgtcttctttggaaaaacatctattcaagtcctctgcacagattgtttttttgttgttgttgttgtttttgttgctgagttgtgtaagttctttatgtatgttGGATacaatcccttatcagatatatcattgcaaatatcttttcccatttagtaggttgccttgtCATTGTGTTGATGCTTTCCTTGCTGGGCAAAAGTATTTTATTCGGCTGTAGTCCCAGtaggttatttttgcttttgttttccttgcctgagaagaaatatctagaaaaatgttaaaatggctAATGTCAAACAGGTAACTGCCTaggttttcttccagaagttttatggtttggggGCTCATGgttaggtatttaatccattttgagtttatttttgtgtatggtataagaaagtggtccaattttattcttttgcatgtagctgtccagtttacccagcaccatttattgaaaagactgtcttttctctgttgtagatttttttattatgttatgttagccaCCATTAACCACCAAAACCGTTTAGTCACCAAAACcatttattagtttttgatgtagtgttccatgattcattgtttgtgtataacgcccagtgctccatgtagtatatgtcctccttaatacccatcactgggctaacccatgccccccacccctctaaaaccctcagtttatttctcagagtccataggctctcatggttcatcttcccctctgatttccccaccttcatttttcccttccttctcctaatgtttatgttccacatataagtgaaaccatatgataagtgtctttctctgcttgacttacttcacttagcataatcccattgagctccatccatgtcaaagcaaatagtgggtattcatctttgtagatttttttaaaaagattttatttatttatttgacagagagagatcataagtaggcagagaggcaggcagagagagaaggggaatcaggctccccactgagcaaagagcacgatgtgaggctcaatcccaggaccctgagatcatgacctgagccaaaggcagaggcttaacccactgagccacccaagtgcctcttatctttgtagatttttttttagaagaatttatttatttatttatttgagagaaagagagatagaaagcacaagcagggggcagctgctggcagagggagagggagaagcaggctcccagtcatgatcttggggtcgtgggatcgggCGCCATATCGAACtctgcactaggcatggagcctccgagattctctctctccctttcccagtgtccctccccctgctctctctcaaaaaaaaaaaaaaaatttgggcgcctgggtggctcagtgggttgggccgctgccttcggctcgggtcatgatctcggggtcctgggatcgagtcccgcgtcgggctctctgctcagcagggagccttcttcctcctctctctgcctgcctctctgcttacttgtggtttctctctgtcaaataaataaatgaaaatctttaaaaaaaaaaaatttttttttttttggtatctctTGAACTTTCGCTTTTAACATGGTTTCCTCAAATTTGCCTCACCACCAGTCTGATCCTCTCCTCCTGTCCATATCCTCCAGATTGTGTCTGGGATGGTTACTAAGACTGAGCCTTTTGCCAAACTCCAAGAGGGCCCAAGAAACTTTAAAACAGAGATTGAAAGCATTTCTGATGCAGTGAGTCCTACCTCTGAGAGCATGAATCCTGGCAGCAGCCTTGCCCCTCAACAGATGCAGGCTCCCAGCCTGAAGAGCTGTCACACCCTTTAAAGCCTCTTAGTACCTGACAGGTGTTTTCTGAAGAGAAAAGCATTATTAAATGCTTAGGAAATCCCTTGCCCCAAATTAATCCCTCACTGTCACTGTCCCCCCATTGGGTGTTGCTGTGCACTAAGGAAATAGCCAAAACAGGCCACCTCTCAAGAGGGGTCCAACCCTTAAACACTACTTCCCGTGTTCCCACTGAAGAATCCTATCCCATCCTATAGGGCTGAGGGAGACTCTAATCTCCAGGAGAGTGAGAATGACTGCAATCCCAGGGAAGCCTAAAGGAAGCAGGTCACACAAACATCATGGTCTAGATAAGGAAGCCAGGGGCATTGGAAGCTAGTGTGGACAAGCTCATGGGCAGTCATGTCTGACCAACTTTTCATGACTTTTCTGAGGAGTCTGAACACCTTGATATGTCAGAGGCCCACAAACTCCTTATATCTGGGTTTTGGTGTTAGAGTATCTCAGGATGATCTCATAGAAAGTAATCATAGTTAGGCAGGCAGATTAGTGCACATCATGTTGCTTCCTATCTTTGGGCCTTTGCCCAGGCTGTACCCTTTGCCTGGACTATCCTCCTCCCTTCTGTCTGGGATCAGAAGACCCTTGTTAGTCATCCGGAAGCttcttacttatatttttaaagctcagtTGATATGCCATCTCTTCTAAGAAATCTTTCCTGGTCCCCTGACCTGACTTCTATGTTCTTCAGAGGCTCTCACAGTTTATCGTACCCATGGCTACTGCACTGGCCACACTGAATTACAGTTCTGTGTCAGGGACACATCTTGTTCATCTCTGGGTCCTCAGTGCAGAGCAGGAGGCCTGAAACACAGCAGGTGGTCAGTAAATTTTGCTCAATTAAAGTTAGAACTAGTTGGATGGTTATACTGGTAATGATGAGTGAATTCATGTTGGCCTGGAGAGAGAACTCTCTAGAGGCATGCTATAGGGCCCTGTGTATACTGATGGCATTCTGATGAAGTCAGTGGGTGACAAAAAACTAAGGCAGTAGGTTACACCTTAGACAACAGAATTAGTATTTCAAGAGTCATGGGCAAGCCGATACACTGGAACCATGTTGGTCCCCAGTGAGTTTAGGGGGGAAAGTCAGGACTAAAACCTCACAACCTATTGCAGTCTTGACAATGGGGGAGAAAagggcagggtttttttttgttttgttttgttttttgagctgAGACTTAGCTCCTCATGTTGTCCACCATTATAAcagtacttactatgtgtcagggtCTGTATCAGCTTCTGCACCCCAACTACTTCCCAATCCAGTAACAGAAAAAGTCTAATGAGGCTGATTTGCTTGACCCAGGACCAAGAAACAGTTCCTCacaaagcaggagaaaggagGATCCTGGCTGGAATCAGAAGGcccagtgagagaaaaaaaaaaaaaaaaaaaaaaaaaagaaggcccagTGAGAGCTGGGGCTTTGGTTTCCACCAGGTAACAGGCAGGCTGACAATACAGCAGTGTGAGGGGTGTTTGAGAAAGAGGCAAGTCCACCTTCAGGAGCCTCAGGGCATACAGTCAGTCATAGAGAACAAAGGTCTTTGTCACCAGCCTACCAACCAGGAATTTACTTCTTGAAAGAACCCAGGACCTATCCTTATCGCTTCTTCACAACCCTCACCCTTCTGAACAATGACATCCATGCTCCTTATCATGGCACGAAAGACCTTCCTGACTAGCCTAGTTCTCAATGCATTTCTCTATCATGCACATTCATTAATTAACAATTAACTAATACtgtttattccataaatatttattgagtgtctactaaaTATTACTATGCACTGTTTTTCTTGGCACTGGGGATAcaatagtgaacaaaacaaaatccctgctTTGTGGAGCTTACAGTCTACTGGGAAAAGACAAACACtaatcacaataaataaatagaaaatatatcagGTGGTGATCAGTGTTCTGTACAAAAACATAAGACATCAAGTAGGGTAAGGGGTTAGAAAACACTGGTTAATGGGACTAGTTTGGTCAGGGAATGCTTCTTTAGGGAGGTGACGTTTGAGCATACTAGAAGTGGGTGGGAAACTCATGAGACTGTATGCAAAGAGTGTTCCGGCAGTGAGAATAGCAGGCACAACAGCTCTGAAGGGGGAGGGTACCTGACATGTTTGAGGAATAGCAAAGAGGCCAGGGTGGTTAGGAAAGAGTGAGTAATGGGAAAATTAATAAGATATGAGGTCAGCAAGGGCACAAGGACCACATTGTGTGAACCGTTGGGCCATGGTGAGAGCTTTGGCTTCTCTTCTGAGGGAGCTGGGAGCCATGGGAGAATTTTGAGCAGAAGAGAGACATGATATGATAtggattttaaaaggaatttcaaAGAATTAGTAATAGGCATGATAACActaggcaaaagaaacaaagatgattactaggaaaacaaaaaggtataCAATAGAGGATATATAATCAGAGTGTACTATGTGGTATAGATGCGAACAATAATGACAATGTCATACTTATGCAAACAGTGATTACTGGTTGAACAAAAAGGGTATAAAAcgttctttttaaataaaagatacaacCACAAAGGTGAGCAAGCAACAAGAGACTATTAGGGATGACTAAGcaaattagaaagcaaaaaatacaCAGCTTGTACACATGAAAAATATacttattgaaataaaaaactcaGTAGACAGATTAAATAGAGCTAACCTACAGAGAGAGCTGAAGAGAGAATCAGTAAACTAAAAGATATATCTGAAGAAATTGATGAGAATGAAATACAGGaagacaaggaaatagaaaatatcaacaaGACATTATGAGATACGGAAGATACAATGAGGCCCAAAACATGATTGACtggattctgagaaagaaaatatggaaagggtGGAAGAAAGAcaacatttgaaaagataatggctgagaattttctagAAGTTATGAAAAACATGAATGCAAAAGCATGAAACAATTTCcaaagcagaataaaaaagaaatatgtgccTAAACATGTTAGAATGAAACTGCATGCCCCCTTGCAGATCCccctctcagagagagagagagagagagacagacagacagacagacaaagggAATTTCTTAAAAGTAGCCcaagtagaagaaaacaaaaacacctaccAAAAATAGCAATTAGACTGACAGCAGACCTCTAAATACTgacaacaaattatttttaagaatgaggaTGGAATAAAGACATTTgcctacaacaacaacaactgggAAAATTGAACACCAAGAGACCTGTACTAAAAGGACATCTAAACATTGTAtttatgataaaagaaaatgatcccaGAATGATGGTCTGAGATGCAAGAATGTATGCATGTAAAGCCAAACAGGTATGAAATAATACTAATGATGATATAGAATTTGTGAggttaggaaaaaaagagaaacaaactaaCATATTCAAGACAATAGCATGTGGTAAAAAGAGGAGTGACCAGAGTTGAAGGTTCCTGCATTCTTCAAGAGGGAGGTTAAAATGCTATTTAACTTTAGACCTTATAAGTTACACATGTATGGTAAAAGTTCAAGGATAAAcacagaaagagtaaaaaaaaagaatgtgtaaatTTCAAAtagtacagaagaaaaaattgaataagaaagcaaataaacaaatctcaaaactaaaaaacaggccagaaagggaaaaacaaagcatAGAAAAGGTGGTGgtaggaaatagaaataaagaagtagTACAATGGTAGAAACGAGTCCAAATATATCATAGAAAATGGAAACAGACTACACTTGCCCATTAAAAGAGATCATCAGATTAGATTTTTTAAGAGTCCAGCTGTATGCCGTTCTCAAGAGATATAATTAAAGCATAAGGGTATGAAAATGTTGAacagtgaaaggatggaaaattGTATACCACACAAATCCAAACAAGAAGAAAAGCTTGTgttaagataagataagatagaCTTCAAAAAATGCATTATTGCGAATAGAGAAGGTCATTACATATTTACCAGGAATGTATAACAATTCTTCATTTGAATATTCCTAATAAAATATCctcaaagtatataaaatttttaaaaagaactataaggagaaacagacaaatccaccATCATAGCTGAAAATGAACACACCTCTTACAATTACTGGCATAGCACGACCAAAAAATCAGTGTagatatagaaaatctgaacaataCAATTAGCAAATTTGATAAGACATGTGTAGAACTCCGTATTCAACAATTAGAGAACATACATCTTATAAAGCACATAGGAAACATTCAAAAATATTGATCATGTAttaagccataaaacaagtcttaataaatttcaGAGTTGTTATCACATGGACCACATACTCAGACCATAATGCAATTAAGATAGATTTCAATAACAAAGAGATACATTAAAACTTCCCCGCACATTTAGAAATTTATAAACACACTTCTATATCACTCACCAAAGAAGTGACCACAATGGAAATGTTGAAGTACTTGGAACCGAACAATAATGAAATATGACATGTTTGAATGTGTAGAAAAGTTGTGTTTGGAAGGAAATGTATATCCTTAAATGCACACATTATAAaacaagaaagactgaaaattagTGAGCTCCATGTCCAAcataagaaatcagaaaaagaacaacagaataaATCCAAAAAATGTGGAAGGAAGGAGATCAAAAAAGATAAGAgcggaaattaaagaaatagaaaacaaagacacgATAGAGAGGAGCAACAGAGCCAAAAGTTGGTTCTtagaaaagactaataaaatagaCAAACCTCTGGTGAGATTGatcaagaaaaaaagtgagaaggcACAAATAACCAATATTAgcaatgaaaaaggagacatggTTACAGATTATATACAgcagaggattttttaaaaagggaactttatgccaataaattcgAGAATGTAGATAAAAGGGACCAATTCCTGGAAACCGGTAACTTACCAAAATTGactcaaaaagcaaaaagaaatcctgaataGCCCTCTAATTACTATAGGAATAGAAGAAGCAGTTAAAACTCTtcctaccaaaaacaaacaaacaaataaataaaagaacaaaaactaggAGGCAGAACTTTCCAGCTGATAACGAGGATCAGGGGTAGGTGAAAAAATATTGATCCCCTCAGCCCTGGAGGTGTCCCTGTAGGCCTTAAGGCGTGGAGAAGCCAGGCAGGCCCCTTCTCACTATGGGCAGCCTCCTGTGGAGATCCTTACAGGGTGGTCCTTAGTGAAATGGGGCCGGACAAATCCCTCTACAGTCCCCGTGGGTAGTAAGCACGAATGCAGAACATCCAGCACTCAGTTCTGCTTTGTGGGAAATGTGCTAAGCAGAGCCAAGGTGGAGCTCTATCACTTGGACAGCCTCTTCAGTAGCCAGCTTCTGTGGTGTTCTGTTCACTGAGGACAAGGGGGCCGTGCAGCTGCTGGAGGAGTCTGCGTTCCAGTTGCCAAGAAAAGCCACACACAGCCGGAGTTGTGACTGGCTGGTGCGGAGCTGGGTGCAGGGAGGCCAAGCAGGGGCTTCTGGAGGGCGTAGCTCCAGGTGGCAGCCCCAAAACTCTGTCTTCACGAATACCAGATACTTCTATCCGTTTGCAGCTGATGAGCCCTTTTAATGGTGTCCAAGCTAGCTGCAGGGTGATGGTTCTAACAGGGATGCATGTTCTGCAAATAAGAGCTtcatcattatttcaaaataattaatatgaaaGAGTTCAGTCGGATTTGAAATCTAATCACACTGTCAAGAAATTTTCACAACATATTTGTCAGTAAAACAAAAAAGGCTGCTATCATCTCAACTGTTAAACATGTCTGAACATGTTAAAAATTGGTTCTAAATACTTTATCACTTCCATTGTACAGAGAGATTCTTGGTGGTGGTGACTGTTAAGAATCTGAAGAACATATCATTAAAAAGTCTCGATCAGGACTGTGTGTAGCCACTTCAAGCATAAAActtgatataaaataaacatgttatgGGAGCAGACTTCaagtttctcatttaaatttttgaaaagattttatttagaagttACATATCAATTCaatgttaaaaaagcaaaacaccagGGCAAGATGGTTTTACAGGAGAATCCTACCAAACAGATCGTTCCAAAGTCATATAGCATCTTCCAGAATATTGTAAAAAAAGGGAACACCAACTCATTCTAGGATACCAGCAGAACTTGAGACCAAAAGCAAATTATGATagcatgagaaaggaaaattaaagaccaATTTTACTCATggacacagatacaaaaatcctaaacaaatattaacaaattaaatctAGTAccatataaaaaggaaaagatcatGACCAAGTAGTGTTTATACCAGAAATGCAAAGGTAGTCTACCATGAGGAAAATCTGTACACAGCCTTTACCACATTATCAcattattgagaaaaaaatccataatggtcttaagaaataaaaaaggtatttGATATAAAAAATGCAACACCTTttggtgatttaaaaacaataataaaaacttcTTAGCACAGTGACAGGTTGGCACTTGCTTTAATCTGCTAACACCTGAAGGAATCttcagcaaatatcattcttttttttttttttttttaaagattttatttatttatttgtaagagagagagagagtgagagcaagcacaggcagacagagtggaaggcagagtcagagggaagaagcaggctccccgcggagcaaggagcccgatgtgggactcgatcccaggacgctgggatcatgacctgagccgaaggcagctgcttaaccaactgagccacccaggcgtcccgcaaatatcattcttaatagggaaaaaagttagtggtttttcctttaaaatacccAACAAGACAAGGATGCACATTACTGTCTTCTCTCTTCAACACTGTACTGAAGGGCCTGTCCATCTCAGTAACACAAGAAGAACAAACGAAAGGCAtaaagattggaaaggaaaaaaccaaactgTCATTATTTATAGCTAATATTGTTGTCaacatagaaaacacaaaagaatatacagatagtaatgatgtactataccttggctaattgaatttaaattaaaaaaagaaaagaaaagtggggtgcatgggtggctcagtgggttaagcctctgccttcggctcaggtcatgatctcagggttgtgggatggagcctcacatcaggctctctgctcggcatggagcctgcttcctcctctctctctgcctgcctctctgcctgtttgtgatctctctctgtcaaataaataaataaaatctttaaaaaaaaaaacaaaagatggagACATCTGAAAAGGGACAAAGGATCCAACTTGAAAGAGCTCCcagtggccaaagctggaacaatttgagcaacaagacaaatgacaaaatattggatttataattcaaattattaaataaatatgcacCAGTGCATACTGATACGAACAGGtgactgaataaataagtaaatgggcAGGTaaataaacaagaagaaagaaatagttcTTACAGAATTCCAAATACTACATGTAAATACTGCCCCTTCCAGAGATGGCGTTtaatcctctccctctccttgaaGGGGGGCTAGGTTcttcaaaagaacagaaaataaaaggggaaaaataacaaCTTTACAGTGGACACACTTGGCAGACACTACCTTAACCAATGATTAAGGTCAACATCAGTGATGTCATAGGGATATCACATACCTCTGATATAATGTGATGAAAAAGGCACTTCAACTCTATGGCATTCTTTCCAAAAACAACCCCAGTCTAATTATGAGGAAAACTTCAGACAAATCCAAAGTGAGGGACATTATACAATACGCCTCAAAACTGTTATGGAGCATGAAAAACATGGGAAGACTAAGAAACTGTCATAGAGCAGAGGGCAACAGagatgacaactaaatgcaatgtggtatTTTGAACtggatcctagaacagaaaaaaagacattagtgggaaaactgaaaaatccataTAAAGTCTGAAGTTTGGTTAATAGGATTATACCAATATGgctttcttagttttgacaaatatatggtGAGGAGTACACAGGAATGCTCCATACTAtctctttacttatttttctgtaaCTGTAAAAttgtctaaaattaaaagtttgcttaaaaaaataaaagtttagcaAGGTGAATGGCTGGAATagtaacataaaaaaatcaacttcatttCTCTACACCTGCAAATGAGATGAGACCTGTTAAATGACAAGATCTACCTTATAATAGCAGCAAAACCATAAATACCAGGGAATAAGTCTAACATAAGATATGCAAGACCCTATGCAGGAAATTAGGTAACCGTACCAAGAGACATCcaagaattaatttaaaatgaaagggTATGTCATGTTCGTAGCTAGAAAGACTCAGCATCACCAACATATCAACTCTCTTCAAACTCACCTATAGATGCATTGCAACTCCAATATTCCTGTAGGACATGACAAGGTGATTctgaaatgtgtttaaaataacAGAGCACCAGGAACATACAATATTCCTGAagaagaataagatgggaagACATTGCTGTACCAAATGTTAAGATTCTTCATGAAACCACAGCAATTAAAGTGGTAAGGTAGTAGAGTAATTAAGGCTGTGTGATACTGGCTCAGGGACAGAAAGTTGGCCAATAGCAGATCTGGAACTCTGGTGTATGACTGAAGTGGCATTTCAGGTCATGAGGCTATCTGtgtggaaaataaagaaactggcTCCCTCCCTCATACCTTTATaccacacaaaaatcaattccatttggacTAAGGacataaataggaaaaatagaaattttaaactcataatcaaagaaaataaagaatgtctttatgataaaaaaaaagtatgttgacTATACAGAAAAGATTGAATTGTTCAACTCAACAAAAATTAGGAATTCCTGCTCATGCAAAGatatcttgaagaaaaaaaagccacaaactgagaaaagatattcaacatgtATAAATGGCAACTGATGAGTATCCAAATAATTAAGtaactcctacaaatcaataaaaatgagaaaaatcccaattctaaaaataggcaaaagacattAACAGCCATTTACTGAAGAAGAAAcatgaatggccaataaacatgaaaaaaatgctcaaccaTATTAGTGATAGGAAAAATGCTAATTAGgtccacaatgagatatcatttcatacCCATTATAATAAAGTGGGATAGTATCAAGTACTGATTAGGGTGTGTATCAATGGGCTCTCTTACAAATTGCTGAAAGGTATATAAACTGGTAACCTTCAAATAGGAATACATTTTGGCATGATACTGTCAAGCTGAATGTTTAAGCATCCTATCAACTAGCAAGTCTATTTCTCAGTATACACCTTTAAAAGGTGGGTATGTATGTGTACTAGGGGATATGCACAAGAATATTCATAGTAGGGGgccacctaagtggctcagtgggttagagcctctgccttcagctcgggttgtgattcccgggtcctgggatccagcccttgactcggctctctgctcggcagggagcctgcttcccttcctctgtctctgcctgcctctctgcctacctgtgatctctgtcaagtaaataaatagaatctttaaaaaaatattttaaaaaagaatattcatagtAGCACTGTTCTTAAGAgcaaaaagctgaaaacaaaaaatgtctACCAACAGATATGTGGatgaataatttgttttatgGTCACCCAATGAAATAAACAGCACTGAGAATGAACAAGCTGCAGTTACATACAAGAACCCAGGTGAATCTTTGAAACATAATAATGAGTGAAAAAAAGTAAGTCACAGAAGGCCACATAGAGTATGATGCTATTTTTTACAAAGATCAAGACCAAGCCAAATAAATAAGGTATTGGTTAAACATTtccacaaatatgaaaaaaatatatcaaaaaagcaagagaaatgttAAACATAAGACTCAAGAGAATGGTAATTTCTGGCAGTGGAGAATATGGGGAATAGAACAGTAAAGGACATAGGCATAGATGCTATCATTAATGTTACTCTT encodes the following:
- the KANTR gene encoding KDM5C adjacent transcript, producing MSPFSLLILVICAFSLFFLINLTRGLSILLVFSKNQLLALLLLSIVSLFSISLISALIFFDLLPSTFFGFILLFFF